From the genome of Variovorax sp. RA8, one region includes:
- a CDS encoding DnaJ C-terminal domain-containing protein, with the protein MDFKDYYQALGVERTATEEEIRKAYRKLARKYHPDVSKEPDADRRMREINEANDVLRDKEKRAAYDALADQVAQGRRAGAGPGEGFQPPPGWDEGFEFHRGPGQGPADHAEFSEFFSSLFGAAERRGAQRRQYRARGEDHHAAIEIALEDALKGAEREITLRSQELDEQGRPQWKTRTLAVKIPPGMHPGQYIRLAGQGMPGHGGEPAGDLYLEVRIAPHKLYRIEGRDLYMTLPVTPTEAALGAQVKVPTPGGGVVEVTVPPGARNGLKLRLKERGLPGQPPGNLYLLLEIALPPAQTEVARKAYEQLAQAAPFDPRRHLGV; encoded by the coding sequence ATGGACTTCAAAGACTACTACCAGGCGCTCGGCGTCGAGCGCACCGCGACGGAAGAGGAAATCCGCAAGGCCTACCGCAAGCTCGCGCGCAAGTACCACCCGGACGTCAGCAAGGAACCTGACGCCGACCGGCGCATGCGCGAGATCAACGAGGCCAACGACGTGCTGCGCGACAAGGAGAAGCGTGCCGCCTACGATGCGCTGGCCGACCAGGTCGCGCAGGGCCGCCGTGCGGGCGCGGGCCCCGGCGAGGGCTTCCAGCCGCCGCCGGGCTGGGACGAGGGCTTCGAGTTCCACCGCGGTCCGGGCCAGGGCCCGGCGGACCATGCGGAGTTCAGCGAGTTCTTTTCCTCGCTCTTCGGCGCGGCCGAGCGCCGCGGCGCCCAGCGCCGCCAATACCGGGCGCGCGGCGAGGACCACCACGCGGCCATCGAGATCGCGCTCGAGGACGCCTTGAAAGGCGCCGAGCGCGAGATCACCCTGCGCTCGCAGGAGCTTGACGAGCAGGGCCGTCCCCAATGGAAGACGCGCACGCTCGCCGTGAAGATCCCGCCCGGCATGCATCCCGGCCAGTACATCCGGCTCGCCGGGCAAGGCATGCCCGGCCATGGCGGCGAGCCGGCCGGCGACCTGTACCTCGAGGTGCGCATCGCGCCGCACAAGCTCTATCGCATCGAGGGCCGCGACCTCTACATGACGCTGCCGGTCACGCCGACCGAGGCCGCGCTTGGCGCGCAGGTGAAGGTGCCCACGCCCGGCGGCGGCGTGGTCGAGGTGACGGTGCCGCCAGGCGCGCGCAACGGCCTCAAGCTGCGGCTCAAGGAACGCGGCCTGCCGGGCCAGCCGCCGGGCAACCTGTACCTGCTGCTGGAGATCGCGCTGCCGCCAGCCCAGACCGAAGTCGCGCGCAAAGCCTACGAACAGTTGGCACAGGCAGCCCCTTTCGATCCACGCCGCCATCTGGGAGTCTGA
- a CDS encoding AAA family ATPase produces the protein MKHFHRFLRSKPRLSLALVLAFAALAGAAVFFLLRAAPAVHQLEGPAQAMRSAPQAWTAVEKDGSELLRDLRAGRVGAVGLAPNALLVSTTGGERYFVVDGRGSFAALAISQAQATDAHPFQLVVLPDSTVGAPSADSRALTTARDLAAIFLPLLLVAVVVYTMRDSIGGAAKLVEKPADVGFDDVIGAGEAKHALQDIVDYLKDPGRYRAIGARAPCGVLMLGGPGVGKTLLAKALAGECGANFIATNGSEFTSKFYGVGVQKVKKLFETARKNAPCILFIDELDGISKRTSSGAGPAESESNRIINQLLVEMDGFEANEGVIVVGATNLEEHLDEALLREGRFDRRVHVKLPDVRDRCAIFGLYIGKLRTEGAIDHEQLARLTTGLSPATIAHIVNHSALVAARAGRRAVAMSHLMEAIETTRIGELNGAQRALGECERRYIAVHEAGHALVSAVLGYGKVEKVTILPRGGALGVTLVTQEEDQTLVLKSDMEKHIQMLLGGRNAELAVFDEASSGASQDLQQASRLALDMVGRYGFAQDGTLFSIGALPAQHASRQISAAVRQANQLLEALNLQCQHLLRAHRRALDALTEELLAQETVSGERVLELVGARASVALVA, from the coding sequence ATGAAGCATTTCCACCGATTCCTTCGCTCCAAGCCCCGCCTGAGCCTCGCACTCGTCCTTGCCTTTGCCGCACTTGCCGGCGCAGCGGTGTTCTTTCTTCTTCGAGCTGCGCCCGCCGTCCACCAGTTGGAAGGGCCTGCACAGGCGATGCGCAGTGCGCCGCAGGCGTGGACGGCCGTCGAGAAGGACGGGTCCGAGCTGCTGCGCGATCTGCGTGCCGGACGTGTCGGCGCCGTGGGGCTCGCGCCGAACGCGCTCCTCGTCTCCACCACCGGCGGTGAACGCTACTTCGTCGTCGACGGCCGCGGCTCTTTTGCCGCGCTGGCCATCTCGCAGGCCCAGGCAACCGACGCCCACCCGTTCCAGCTTGTCGTGCTGCCGGACAGCACGGTCGGTGCACCTTCCGCGGACAGCCGTGCGCTCACGACGGCGCGCGACCTGGCCGCCATCTTCCTGCCGCTCTTGCTGGTCGCGGTCGTGGTCTACACCATGCGCGACTCGATCGGCGGCGCCGCGAAGCTGGTCGAGAAACCTGCGGATGTCGGCTTCGACGATGTGATCGGTGCCGGCGAGGCCAAGCATGCGCTGCAGGACATCGTCGATTACCTGAAGGACCCGGGACGATACCGAGCCATCGGGGCGCGGGCGCCGTGCGGCGTGCTCATGCTCGGCGGTCCCGGCGTCGGCAAGACCCTCCTGGCGAAGGCGCTGGCGGGCGAGTGCGGCGCAAACTTCATTGCCACGAACGGAAGCGAGTTCACCTCGAAGTTCTATGGCGTAGGCGTGCAAAAGGTCAAGAAACTGTTCGAAACCGCGCGCAAGAACGCGCCGTGCATCCTGTTTATCGACGAGCTCGACGGCATCTCCAAGCGCACTTCGTCGGGTGCCGGGCCGGCCGAATCGGAGAGCAACCGCATCATCAACCAGCTGTTGGTCGAGATGGACGGGTTCGAGGCCAACGAGGGCGTGATCGTGGTCGGCGCGACGAACCTGGAGGAGCATCTCGACGAGGCGCTGCTGCGCGAAGGCCGCTTCGACCGCCGCGTCCACGTCAAGCTGCCGGACGTGCGCGACCGCTGCGCGATCTTCGGGTTGTACATCGGCAAGCTGCGCACCGAGGGCGCGATCGACCATGAGCAGCTTGCCCGTCTGACCACCGGCCTGTCGCCGGCCACCATCGCGCACATCGTCAATCACTCGGCGCTCGTGGCCGCGCGCGCGGGCCGCCGGGCCGTCGCGATGAGCCACCTGATGGAAGCCATCGAGACGACGCGCATCGGCGAGCTCAACGGCGCGCAGCGCGCGCTGGGCGAGTGCGAGCGCCGCTACATCGCCGTGCACGAGGCCGGGCATGCGCTGGTCTCGGCGGTGCTGGGCTACGGCAAGGTCGAGAAGGTCACCATCCTGCCGCGCGGCGGCGCGCTGGGGGTCACGCTCGTGACGCAGGAGGAGGACCAGACGCTGGTGCTCAAGAGCGACATGGAGAAGCACATCCAGATGCTGCTCGGCGGGCGCAACGCCGAGCTCGCCGTCTTCGACGAGGCGTCGAGCGGGGCCAGCCAGGACCTCCAGCAGGCCTCGAGGCTGGCGCTCGACATGGTGGGGCGCTACGGCTTCGCCCAGGACGGCACGCTCTTCAGCATCGGCGCGCTCCCGGCGCAGCATGCCTCCCGGCAGATCTCGGCGGCAGTACGCCAGGCCAACCAGCTGCTCGAGGCGCTGAACCTCCAGTGCCAGCATCTGCTGCGCGCACACCGCCGGGCTCTGGACGCGCTGACCGAGGAACTGCTGGCCCAAGAGACGGTGTCCGGCGAGCGGGTGCTGGAGCTCGTCGGCGCGCGTGCGTCGGTGGCGCTCGTGGCCTGA
- the mmsB gene encoding 3-hydroxyisobutyrate dehydrogenase, with product MKIAFIGLGNMGAPMAHNLHKAGHVLSAFDLSAEACTKLGAEGVSIAPSAADTLAGAEVVISMLPASQHVESLYFGSEGQPGLLERIAPGTLVIDSSTIAAATSRKLAQAGAKRGVAVLDAPVSGGTGGAIAGTLTFMVGGAAADLERARPVLEKMGANIFHAGEAGAGQTAKICNNMLLGILMIGTSEAIALGVANGLDPKVLSEIMRRSSGGNWALEKYNPLPGVMENAPASKGYAGGFGTDLMLKDLGLAQENAAAVRAATPLGGLARNLYAAHSLAGHGALDFSSVIKLVQKAG from the coding sequence ATGAAGATTGCATTCATCGGCCTGGGCAACATGGGCGCCCCCATGGCCCACAACCTGCACAAGGCCGGCCACGTGCTGAGCGCCTTCGACCTCTCCGCCGAGGCCTGCACGAAGCTCGGCGCAGAGGGCGTGTCCATCGCGCCTTCCGCCGCCGACACGCTGGCCGGCGCCGAGGTAGTGATCAGCATGCTGCCCGCGAGCCAGCATGTGGAGTCGCTCTATTTCGGCAGCGAGGGTCAGCCCGGGCTGCTGGAGCGGATCGCGCCCGGCACGCTGGTGATCGACAGCAGCACCATCGCCGCGGCCACGTCGCGCAAGCTGGCGCAGGCCGGGGCGAAGCGCGGCGTCGCGGTGCTCGATGCGCCGGTCTCGGGCGGCACCGGCGGCGCGATCGCGGGAACACTGACCTTCATGGTGGGTGGCGCCGCGGCCGACCTCGAGCGGGCGCGTCCGGTGCTGGAGAAGATGGGCGCCAACATCTTCCATGCCGGCGAGGCCGGGGCGGGCCAGACCGCCAAGATCTGCAACAACATGCTGCTCGGCATCCTGATGATCGGCACGTCGGAAGCCATCGCGCTGGGCGTCGCCAACGGGCTGGATCCCAAGGTGCTCTCGGAGATCATGCGCCGCAGCTCGGGCGGCAACTGGGCGCTGGAAAAATACAACCCGCTGCCGGGCGTCATGGAGAACGCGCCGGCATCCAAGGGCTACGCGGGCGGCTTCGGCACCGACCTGATGCTCAAGGACCTCGGCCTGGCGCAGGAGAACGCAGCCGCCGTGCGCGCGGCCACGCCGCTGGGCGGGCTGGCGCGCAACCTGTACGCGGCGCACAGCCTGGCGGGGCATGGGGCGCTGGATTTCTCCAGCGTGATCAAGCTGGTGCAGAAGGCGGGCTGA
- a CDS encoding histidine phosphatase family protein, with protein sequence MHDGLARLIELAAARPLAPVCDHFYFLRHGQTAGNAQRIFQAVDAPLSTLGLQQAARAAERLAGEPIRTVVCSDARRAFDTAHAVAGGLGMAPLHFEALRERNFGALIGTSSAELDWACEPEGGETLPQFVARKRAALEAALAHPAPVLIVAHGGSLHVLVAALGIPPDRSVLGNAQPLRFERSGPTWTVRPLLHHSDGGAALA encoded by the coding sequence ATGCACGATGGCCTTGCCCGATTGATCGAACTCGCCGCGGCCCGGCCGCTGGCACCGGTCTGCGACCACTTCTACTTCCTGCGCCACGGCCAGACCGCGGGCAATGCACAGCGGATCTTCCAGGCGGTCGACGCGCCGCTGAGCACGCTCGGCCTGCAGCAGGCGGCGCGCGCTGCCGAGCGGCTGGCCGGCGAGCCGATCCGCACCGTGGTCTGCAGCGATGCCCGGCGGGCCTTCGACACGGCCCATGCGGTCGCCGGCGGCCTGGGCATGGCACCTCTGCACTTCGAGGCCCTGCGAGAGCGCAACTTCGGCGCCCTCATCGGGACTTCCTCCGCCGAACTGGACTGGGCCTGCGAACCCGAGGGCGGCGAGACCCTGCCCCAGTTCGTCGCGCGCAAGCGCGCCGCGCTGGAGGCGGCGCTGGCGCACCCGGCGCCGGTGCTGATCGTGGCGCATGGCGGCTCGCTCCACGTGCTGGTGGCGGCGCTTGGCATCCCGCCGGATCGCAGCGTCCTCGGCAACGCGCAGCCCTTGCGCTTCGAGCGAAGCGGTCCTACATGGACGGTGAGGCCGCTCCTGCACCATTCGGATGGTGGGGCCGCGTTGGCCTGA
- a CDS encoding acyl-CoA dehydrogenase family protein yields the protein MDFELSEEQRAFAQTAREFALAEFAPHAAQWDAEAIFPKEAIAKAGELGFCGLYAPERIEGLALPRLDATLVFEEMAAVDPSTTAFITIHNMATWMLGTWGTPAVCERWGADLTSGRKLASYCLTEPGAGSDAGALKTRAELQGGEYVINGGKAFISGAGATDVLVLMARTGGGGAGGISALAVPADAPGISYGKKEHKMGWNSQPTRTISFDNVRVPAENLLGSEGEGFRIAMKGLDGGRINIATCSVGAAQGALDASRRYLHERQQFGKPLASFQALQFKLADMATELVAARQMVRLAASKLDAGHVDASTYCAMAKRFATDAGFNVCNEALQLHGGYGYLSEFPLERLVRDARVHQILEGTNEIMRVIVSRKLLEGDSDIR from the coding sequence GATGCGGAAGCCATCTTCCCGAAGGAGGCCATCGCCAAGGCCGGCGAGCTGGGCTTCTGCGGCCTGTACGCGCCGGAGCGCATCGAGGGCCTGGCGCTGCCGCGCCTCGATGCCACGCTGGTGTTCGAGGAGATGGCGGCGGTCGATCCGTCGACCACCGCCTTCATCACCATCCACAACATGGCCACGTGGATGCTCGGCACCTGGGGCACGCCGGCCGTGTGCGAGCGTTGGGGCGCCGACCTGACCAGCGGCCGCAAGCTGGCCTCCTACTGCCTCACCGAGCCCGGCGCCGGCTCGGATGCCGGCGCGCTCAAGACCCGGGCCGAGCTGCAGGGAGGCGAGTACGTGATCAACGGCGGCAAGGCCTTCATCTCGGGCGCCGGCGCCACCGACGTGCTGGTGCTGATGGCCCGCACCGGCGGCGGCGGCGCGGGCGGTATCTCGGCACTGGCGGTGCCTGCCGATGCGCCCGGCATCAGCTACGGCAAGAAGGAACACAAGATGGGCTGGAACAGCCAGCCCACCCGCACCATCAGCTTCGACAACGTGCGCGTCCCGGCGGAGAACCTGCTGGGCAGCGAGGGCGAGGGCTTCCGCATCGCGATGAAGGGCCTCGACGGCGGGCGCATCAACATCGCGACCTGCTCGGTCGGCGCGGCGCAGGGCGCGCTCGATGCCTCGCGGCGCTACCTGCACGAGCGCCAGCAGTTCGGCAAGCCGCTGGCCAGTTTCCAGGCCCTGCAGTTCAAGCTGGCCGACATGGCGACCGAGCTGGTGGCCGCGCGGCAGATGGTGCGGCTGGCGGCGAGCAAGCTCGACGCGGGCCACGTCGATGCCAGCACCTATTGCGCCATGGCCAAGCGCTTCGCCACCGACGCCGGCTTCAACGTCTGCAACGAGGCCCTGCAGCTGCACGGCGGCTATGGCTACCTGAGCGAGTTCCCGCTGGAGCGGCTGGTGCGCGATGCGCGCGTGCACCAGATCCTCGAGGGCACCAACGAAATCATGCGCGTGATCGTCTCGCGCAAGCTGCTGGAGGGCGATAGCGACATTCGCTGA
- a CDS encoding chaperone modulator CbpM translates to MASPSFDIIPLGNTHPLRADELAHACGAEIAWVVQLVEIGIIEVRGPAERPGDWCFHSADLQCALDARRLERDFGVGLDAAALILDLQHEVRRLKALLTARGLAREI, encoded by the coding sequence ATGGCCAGCCCATCCTTCGACATCATTCCCCTGGGCAACACCCATCCGCTGCGCGCCGACGAACTCGCGCATGCCTGCGGCGCCGAGATCGCCTGGGTCGTTCAACTCGTCGAGATCGGCATCATCGAGGTGCGCGGCCCGGCCGAACGTCCGGGCGACTGGTGCTTCCACAGCGCCGACCTGCAATGCGCGCTCGATGCGCGCCGGCTGGAGCGCGACTTCGGCGTCGGCCTCGATGCGGCGGCGCTGATCCTGGATCTTCAGCACGAAGTGCGGCGGCTCAAGGCCCTGCTGACTGCGCGGGGGCTCGCCCGGGAGATCTGA
- a CDS encoding enoyl-CoA hydratase/isomerase family protein: MTDPVVLFDDIKTAGGPRFGVATLNAPASLNSLSVAMVRLLTPRLREWAQDPSVAGVLLQAAGEKAFCAGGDLRQLYQTLRECGPARNTYAEDFFREEYVLDHLIHTYPKPLLCWGHGIVMGGGVGLMAGASHRVVTPQSRVAMPEINIGLYPDVGGSWFLRRMPGRVGLFLALTAAPLNAADAIFCGLADLVVPQDRKAQLLEAIAATNWHGEPLADRATLSRLLAHAGQGAEHQPSKVREHFDTINELMAGDDLLDIAKRLRALRSEDPWLQGAAQTFTKGSPSSAAVSFALWQRVARMSLAEVFRLEYWASLGFCAHKDFAEGIRALLIEKDRNPKWNPAALEDITPEFVEDHLRPRGEMPPELAALT; this comes from the coding sequence ATGACCGACCCTGTAGTTCTCTTCGATGACATCAAGACCGCCGGCGGCCCGCGCTTCGGCGTCGCTACGCTCAATGCGCCGGCCTCGCTCAACTCGCTCTCTGTGGCGATGGTGCGCCTGCTCACGCCCAGACTGCGTGAATGGGCGCAGGACCCGTCCGTGGCCGGCGTGCTGCTGCAGGCCGCGGGCGAAAAGGCCTTCTGCGCCGGCGGTGACCTGCGGCAGCTCTACCAGACGCTGCGCGAATGCGGGCCCGCGCGCAACACCTATGCGGAGGACTTCTTCCGCGAGGAGTATGTGCTCGACCACCTGATCCACACCTACCCGAAGCCCCTGCTGTGCTGGGGCCACGGCATCGTGATGGGCGGCGGCGTGGGCTTGATGGCGGGCGCCTCGCACCGGGTGGTGACGCCGCAGAGCCGCGTCGCGATGCCCGAGATCAACATCGGCCTGTACCCCGACGTGGGCGGCAGCTGGTTCCTGCGGCGCATGCCGGGACGCGTGGGCCTGTTCCTGGCCTTGACCGCGGCACCGCTCAATGCGGCCGATGCGATCTTCTGCGGCCTGGCGGACCTCGTGGTGCCCCAGGACCGCAAGGCGCAATTGCTGGAAGCCATCGCGGCGACAAACTGGCACGGCGAGCCCCTGGCTGACCGGGCCACACTCTCGCGCCTGCTGGCGCACGCGGGGCAGGGTGCGGAGCACCAGCCGTCGAAAGTGCGCGAGCATTTCGACACCATCAACGAACTGATGGCCGGTGACGACCTGCTCGACATCGCGAAGCGCCTGCGCGCACTGCGGTCCGAAGACCCGTGGCTGCAGGGGGCCGCGCAGACCTTCACCAAGGGCTCGCCCAGTTCGGCCGCCGTGTCCTTCGCACTGTGGCAGCGGGTGGCCCGCATGTCGCTGGCCGAGGTGTTCCGCCTCGAATACTGGGCCTCGCTGGGCTTTTGCGCGCACAAGGACTTCGCCGAGGGCATCCGTGCGCTCCTGATCGAGAAGGACCGCAACCCGAAGTGGAATCCGGCCGCGCTCGAGGACATCACGCCGGAATTCGTCGAGGACCACTTGAGGCCGCGCGGCGAGATGCCGCCGGAGCTTGCAGCGCTCACCTAG
- a CDS encoding TetR/AcrR family transcriptional regulator — MVSQREKQADRVPRTRVDKFAERRAELGEAALHTLATLGYARTSLREIAQNSEFSHGVLHYYFSDKVDLIVCSVRQYKARCVTRYDRVTANAASYDEMMEGFLRDLGDTLRDEAHMHRLWYDLRAQALFLEAFRADVAAIDNSLENMVLRVMRRFSELAEVPLALSPSVLYALFDGLFQHYLLRHLSGDEAAVEALRADARSAIDTLFRVAAHAE, encoded by the coding sequence ATGGTTTCACAACGGGAAAAGCAGGCGGATCGTGTGCCGCGCACACGCGTGGACAAGTTCGCCGAGCGGCGCGCCGAGCTCGGCGAGGCCGCGTTGCACACGCTGGCCACCCTGGGCTACGCCCGCACCAGCCTGCGCGAGATCGCGCAGAACTCCGAGTTCTCGCATGGCGTGCTGCACTACTACTTCAGCGACAAGGTCGACCTGATCGTCTGCAGCGTGCGCCAGTACAAGGCGCGGTGCGTCACCCGCTACGACCGCGTGACCGCGAATGCGGCCAGCTACGACGAGATGATGGAAGGCTTCCTGCGCGACCTGGGCGACACGCTGCGCGACGAGGCCCACATGCACCGGCTGTGGTACGACCTGCGGGCGCAGGCGCTGTTCCTGGAGGCGTTCCGCGCCGACGTGGCGGCTATCGACAACAGCCTGGAGAACATGGTCCTGCGCGTCATGAGGCGCTTCTCGGAACTGGCGGAGGTGCCGCTGGCGCTGTCTCCCTCGGTGCTCTACGCCTTGTTCGACGGGCTGTTCCAGCATTACCTGCTGCGCCACTTGTCGGGCGACGAGGCTGCCGTCGAGGCGTTGCGGGCGGATGCGCGCAGCGCGATCGACACGCTGTTCCGCGTGGCCGCGCACGCCGAGTAG
- a CDS encoding zinc ribbon domain-containing protein — MQVVCDQCGTENRESAKFCKGCAAKLPSFAATGPSALQSMKALRTPHAPPPPGAPTPGMLPIETRAFWIRFAVLSVVITTAFVSWYAYVTRKVPNPPSGPPAVVVAVPAPPASRVNAASPPLAPADHERLLPLEPVRPAEALDPAESLVAPGPTQGELVQVPPPRRGRDVSTVRTEESRKLVARPSAADPRPGCAHLNFIAAARCEAAQCAKAQYARHPHCNAVREQTQRDVARRNPLQLGY, encoded by the coding sequence ATGCAGGTGGTCTGCGACCAGTGCGGGACCGAGAACCGCGAGAGCGCCAAGTTCTGCAAGGGTTGCGCGGCGAAGCTGCCCTCCTTCGCCGCCACCGGCCCGTCCGCGCTCCAGAGCATGAAGGCGCTGCGGACCCCGCACGCGCCGCCGCCGCCGGGCGCTCCGACGCCAGGGATGCTGCCGATCGAGACGCGCGCCTTCTGGATCCGCTTCGCCGTGTTGTCGGTGGTGATCACCACGGCTTTCGTGAGCTGGTATGCCTATGTGACGCGCAAGGTGCCTAATCCCCCATCCGGGCCGCCCGCTGTTGTTGTCGCCGTGCCGGCGCCCCCGGCGAGCCGGGTGAATGCTGCAAGCCCACCCCTGGCGCCGGCCGACCACGAGAGGCTCCTGCCTCTCGAACCGGTACGCCCCGCGGAGGCGCTGGACCCTGCCGAGAGCCTCGTCGCCCCAGGCCCCACCCAAGGCGAACTGGTGCAGGTGCCGCCGCCGCGCCGCGGCAGGGACGTGAGCACGGTGCGGACGGAGGAGTCCCGCAAGCTCGTCGCGCGCCCGAGTGCTGCCGACCCGAGACCCGGTTGCGCGCATCTCAACTTCATCGCAGCGGCGCGCTGCGAGGCGGCGCAGTGCGCCAAGGCGCAGTACGCCAGGCACCCACATTGCAACGCGGTGCGCGAGCAGACGCAGCGCGACGTGGCGCGGCGCAATCCGCTGCAGCTCGGTTACTAG